CTCCCTTCATTAATCAAACTAACTTTCTGTCGAAATAATTCCTCGTATTCCGATTTTGCCAACATTACCTTCTCCAAATAATAGGAGAACCCAGGTAACTTCAGATCCGCCACTGAGTCAATCATCCTCTGCAATTCTGAACTGTACAACCAAAAAAGCGCTGCAATAGAGTCATCTTTCATTACGAGAAACTTCTTCTCCACATTTTCCATCCCCAGTGCAAGATCAGCCATCTTCCTCGAATTCTCCAAAGCTTCATAGTCTTTACTTATTACGGAACTGGCCAGTTCACTCATATCTTTAAGACGGAAAATGGCGTAGGACCCTGCAATTAGGGTAAATCCTGCCACAATAGTGAAACAAATCAACAACCGCTTCCCAATGGTCACGAATTTTAAGTACCACAATAGTTCCGACAATGCAAAAAACAAAGAAACATTCGATAAAAAGATACTCACATCCGATATTGTGCAATAGCCAAACCCGCTAAACCCTCTGGACCCCAGAAAGACCAAAAAAAAGGAAAAGGTGGTAATGTGGATTACTGGTTCAAAAACTTTTTGATCAAAGGATTGAGGCGATATATCTGGATGCCCAAAATCGAATTGCCTATATCTCTCTTTACCTAAAAAATTCCAGTGTTCCCTTGGTAAGAGGTTGGCTAAAAAAGACTATGGATCCAGGGGAGGGATATTTAGACCTACGGTCATTGTGGGCAAAGCAAAAAAAATATCACCTCAGGAATTAAAAATCCCCGAGCCTAAGTATCAACCATGACTTAAATAGAAGATCCACTCTCATTTAAAACACTTGCGCTCTAATGCCCTGTGACTAGACATGGGACCACTTCCAGACATATCAATGACCATCCATTAATACGTTTTTCTACAAATATTCCTCTTTCCAACTCATTCCACCTCAGGTGGTTGGGGCAAAGGCACATCTTTTGGAACAATGTATTGTTTCACCAATTGACTAGTTCTTGCGACGTTCAGTTTCTGGAATAAAAATGCAAATTTAGCTTCCAATTCTTCACCTAGACTCTTAAGTACCCCCTCTGGTAAATGCCAGAGTTCAAATTTGAAGGGTCCAAAACCTTTCTTCCGCGTTTTGTATATAAACTGTTCGTCCGTATCGGTTTCCTTCTTTTCAGCTATACATTCCTTGCGCAAATAATCATAAATCTTCGATTTTAACTCTTGGGGAAACACTGGACTGTCGTAAACAAGGTTCTGAAAACCGGTTGCCAAGTGAACCTCCGCTGTCCCAACCGCAGGGAACATGTCAAAAGCTTCATCTGGAAGGGTAGATGCGCCATGCTGTACAGCTCCCGCCAGTCCGTACTTTTCCCTAGCCGCTTTTGAGAGTTTTTCCAAAGTATCAAAATCCAATTTAACACGTGCTATTGTCCCGTCGGGCAGAGGAACCCCTCCATGGGTCGTTCCCGTCTGAACACTTATCTTACTTATCCCCTTAATATCGTGACCGCTTTTCAGCAATTCTTCCTTGAATCCCTCCATGAAAGCATCAAGCTCCTCTACAGTACTATTCTTACCCCCAACCTCACCTATTTCTCCTCCTATGGATATGGTCACACCACGGGGTTCTAAATCCCTGATTACCGTAGCCAATTCCGCAGCCAAAATAAAATTCAAACGCTGCTGCTCTTTTACATCTTCCTTAGACAAGTCCACTAGCGTAGACGTATCCACATCAATATTGTAAAAACCCGCCTCAATTGCCTCCCAGATCAGATCTTTTACCGCTTTAACCTCTGATTCTGGATCTTTTCTGTATCGAGACAAACTTATCTGAAAATGATCACCCTGCAGGAAAAGAGGACCTTTATAGCCCACCTTAATTGCAGCAGCCATAACAGCGACTGTGTACTCCTCGGGTCTCTGACGGGTGTAATCAATCTCTGACCGGGCTATTTCAAATATCACCGGTCCCACATCAAGCGCCATCGCCGCCCTTAGCACCGCTTGGGCCGTATCGTAAGTTATCATCCTGATATTAATTGCTGGGACGGTAAATCCCCCCACCTCTCCCCGTCCCATTGCCTCATAAAGCGGCTGGATTGAAGAAGGCACAATGCCGAGCGCAGCTCCAGCACGACGGATCAACCAGCGCGCTACCTTCATCGTCACTGGAGAAGGGCTGAATACCGCTGTATACACTAGATCATCAATAAGAGACGTCCGCAGAGAATCCTCGCTTAGGATTCTCACTTCATCTCCCTCCGGCTGAAGAATGCCCTTTATACCTTCGCGCAACTGCGACATATCATGGAATATCATATCCCCCTCCTAAGATTGCTTGAGAAAGTGCGCGGCTTTTTCAACCTCATACCGACTTCCTATGTAAATCGGACTCCTCTGGCTGAGGTCTTCCACCGGTATGTCCAGAATTGGTACCAGACCATCTGTAGCAGCTCCACCCGCCTGCTCAATTAGAAATGCCATCGGCTGCAGCTCAAAGAGAAGTCTCAACTTACCTTTAGGACTGTTTCTCAGCGCGGGATACGTAAAAATCCCCCCGTTCTTTATGAGTATCTGATTGATGTCGGGAACAAAACCACCACTGTATCTAAGTTTGTAACCTTCATCTTCCAAAAATTCCACAAACCTAAGATGGGCATCAGTCCATTCCTTCCGCAAACCACCAAGGCTGTAAATATCGCCTTTCTCCTTAAGTTGGATATTTTCCTGAGACAGAACGTATTCACCCTCCCGGTTAAGCACAAATTCATGAGTTCCCTTACCCGCAGAATAAACCATCGTTATTAGAGGTCCATATGTGATGTACAGAGCAGCCACCATAGTATCGCGTCCCTTACCTAGCATCGTATCCCTGTGAATACCAATTATGGTTCCGATGGCAAGGTTCGTGTCCACAAGTGAAGAACCATCAAGAGGATCAGCTGTGATCACATACTTTTCGTGACCCTGTCCTATGGTGATGATCTCGTTGCCCTCTTCGGAAGCGTACTCTTTAACAAAACCAGAAAACTTAAGCTGATTCCTCAAAATCTCATCGGAGCTTCTATCTAGCGCAAGCTGTTCCTCACCGTAAATATTCTTAAATCCCGCTAGCTTGCGATTCGCCTCGTGGATCTTTGCAGAAATGTACTTTCCTGTTACAGCAATCTGCCAGATCAACCTCCTAAGATCCTGCTCTACCCCCGCCATCCACATATGACGCCTAAGATCTACATAGAACCTCGTATAATCAGAAATACCCTCTCCCATGATATCACCTACTTATCTTAACTTTTTTTGTTAAATAACAATGATTTATCAGTTTGACAAGGGCATTTTTGAACATAAATCCTCACAGTAACACCCCACACAACACCACAACAAAAACCATCGACAACGCTATGAGATCCCTCACTGTAATACGAAAGTCATAAAGGCTCGTTCTTTTACCGAGCCCGTAACCCCGGGCATCCATGGTGCGTGCCAGCTCTTCGGCTCGACGAAACGCACCTATCATGAGAGGAATTGTAACACGACTGGTTCGTACCACACGCATCTTGAAATCGCCTCCAAAAAAATCCCCACCACGAGACAAATAGGCCAAGCGCAATCGATTGTATTCATCAACAAACGTCGGAACAAAACGTAAAGCCATGACCACCATGATCGCCAGTTCCTGAACAGGAACCCCAACTCTTCTCAATGGACCAAGGAGATAATTGAATCCCGTTACAAGTGCTGATAGAGGCGTCGTAACTGTTAGCAAAAACCCTCCGTAAAAGAGTAAAAGATACTGCCAAACGACAAAAGTTCCTCTCAATAAACCGTCCCATGTTATCCTAGCTGCTCCAACTGACACGATAGCTTCACCATCTGAAAAAAAGACATGTAGAGAGAAAATAATAAGGGCAAAATAGAAAAAAGGTTTCATTGCAGATCCTATCTGAGCGGGATTGAGGCGAGCTAGAAGAGTAATTGCAACAAAAACAACGGTAAGAAGAGCAAGAACATGCCAGCTACTTTGAAAGGTCACTAAACTAAGAAGAACTGAAGCTACAATCTTTACCCTCGGGTCTACTCTGTGAATGGGCGAACTCCCAGGCACAAAGATTCCAAAGCCAAAAGTTTTACTTAGCACGTGCGTTCGTAAACCGCGTGCCGAGACTGAATTTTCCAAACCAACCACCCCCGTCACCGGAAATGATCCAGTAACTTTGTTATCTCCTCCAAAACCCCCTCGGTTGTATTGATATCTGTGCGAACTGGAAAACCCAGAGACCTCATACGGCACATCAAATCAACCAAGGGTGGAGGCTCAATACGCAAATTAGGACTACTGCACAGAAAATCAAAAACATCCTCTGGTGAACCACAGCATGGGAATCCCCCATAATCCATAACCAAAATACGATCAGCCTCCATAAGCTCAGAGACATCATGACTGATATGAATGACGGTAATACCCCTTCGGTGTAAATCCGCGATGAGATTCAATATTCTCTTCTTACTTGAAGGGTCGAGATAAACAGTGGGTTCATCACACACCAAATACCGCGGTTGCATCGCCAAAACAGCTGCAAAATTTACCAACCTCTTTTCGCCACCCGATAGAGTATAAGGCATGCGAGAAGCTAAATGGGCTATCCCACACGTTGTGAGAGCCTCGTCCACCCTCCGTTTAATCTCCCGAGGAGGAAAACCGAGATTCTCCGGTCCAAAGGCGACATCCTCTTCCACCGTTAAACCGATGATCTGAGAATCAGGATTCTGAAACACCATGCCGACTAGACTACGGATCTTTTTAACAGACACCTGATCATTGGTGTACATTCCATCCACACAAACGGTTCCTCTATGGGGCAGCAATAGCCCATTTAGTAGATAAGCCAGTGTACTCTTACCACATCCATTCGGTCCAATAATACCTAGGTACTCTCCTTCAAAGATGGTGAGATTCACATCCCTAAGAATACAAACTTCTGAGCCGTAAGAAAAAGTCACATTTTTTAGCTCAATCATATGACCTTCAGCGATTTCACTTTTTTCGCGATTAAAGCGGCAAGTACGACCTTTATTAACTCACCGGGAATCATGGGTGCAAGACCAACAGCAATAGTCTTCTGAAAACTCAACTGAGCGACAACCATAAGTTGAAACAGACCAAGCCCATACACAAGAATAAGACCCGTCAAGGCAGAAAAGACAAACCATTTTACACTTGATTCTTCCCTTAAGGAAACAACATATCCAATAACATAGGCACCACAGACAAAACCGATTAAGTAACCTCCGGTGGGTCCAAAAAGCACTCCCATACCTGCTTTACCGCCAGCAAAAACTGGCAAACCCATAATACCGAGAAACAAATAAACAAGCTGACTCATAGCCCCCATAGTTTTCCCAAGGAGCAAACCCGACAAAACAACAAAAAAAGTCTGCATTGTTATGGGAACGGGAGGTAAAGGAATGGATATATATGCCCCAACAGCGGTCAAAGCTCCAAACATGGCGGCATAAGACATTCCCCTGAGTGTCACCTGACCCTCTCCTCCATCAGACCTTACACAAAGGTTAAATCTCCAGCCCAGAGCTGCTGGTATTGCCCATTGACATCTCTAACTAGGAGACAGCCATTGATGTCTAAATCTTCCACAATACCTTCACTTTGGCCCAGATGCGTCTGCAGACGAACCCGCCGACCAATTATGTCCGTTTCCATAATGTACAGATGGCGTAAACGTTCAAATCCTTTAACCATCATCTCTGTGTAAAATGCGTCGAAATGATTAATGTAGCTCACAAGGAGCGGAATTCGGTGAAACACCTTTCCTGTCTCCATCAGAACGCTCGTTGCAGAACAAGAGATATCCTCAGGGAATTCTTCACGGGTCAAATTTACATTTAAACCCGCTCCAACTATTATAAACTCCACCGTTTCACTATCGGCGGCTATCTCCGAGAGGACACCGCCAATTTTTCTACCATTTACTAATAGATCATTAGGCCACTTTATGGTGACACAAAGACCCGTTTCCTTTCTCAATGCCTCTGCAACAGCCAAAGCAGCAAGAATGGATATTCTCGGGGTCTGTGTCGGATGGATCAAAGGTCGTAACACTATGGATACATAAATACCCTTCCTCCAGGGGGAAAACCACATCCTTTTTCGCCTCCCACATCCATGGGTCTGCCCCTCCGCTACCACCACAGTGCCCTCTGGCGCTCCCTTTCGCGCAAGATCAAACGCCCTTATATTTGTAGAATCCGTTTCTTCAAACCTTACGATACGCTCCTTTCCTATGATCTTTGTCTCCAAACCACTCTTTATTTCCAAAGGTAACAAACAATCGGAGACACCATAGAGACGATATCCCTTATTCCTTCTGGCCTCAATGAAATATCCATTCTTCCTCAGAGAACTGACCACTTTCCAAACAGCACACCGGCTGACCCCAAGGTTGTTACTTAGCTCATCACCTGAGACCCATAAACCATACCTTTCCTTCAGCACCCTAAGGATTGCCACTCCACCTTTTTGCCTTTCCATAATCCACCACCGCATGGGTGCGCATACAAAATAAAAAAAGAATTGTCAACGCTATTTTTTTTACGGTTGACAATCCTTATTCGATACTATCCCGTCAATTGCTGAAAGCCTTTTCTATGCGTTCCATTGCCTCTAAAAGACGGTGATCAGGCACCGTAAGAGATATTCTTATGTAACCCTCACCGTATTGACCATAAGCTGTACCTGCGGCAACTACAATAGCCGTTTTATCAAAAAGGAGATTGGTGAATTCCAGCGATGTCATTTTGGACGGGACAGGCACCCAGAGGTAAAACGTGCCCTTAGGAGGCTCAAAAACTATACCTATTTTTCTCAGTGTTCGTAAAACGATTTCCCGGCGCTTCCTATAGATCTCCACCATTTTCCCTATAAATTCACTTTCGTCCCGAAGCGCAACAATCGCAGCATATTGAATGGGATTAAAAACCCCAGAATCGGTATTTTCCTTAACCTTACTCATAGCTGCAATAAGATCCGCATTTCCACAGGCCATACCAATGCGCCAACCACACATGTTGAAAGGTTTTGAAAGGGAATTGAGCTCAACCCCCACGTCCTTCGCGCCAGGGATCATGAGAAAACTGAGTCTTTCCTGACCGTCGAAGACAATCTCAGAATATGGATTATCATAGCACACCGCAATATCATAATCCCGTGCAAAGGCAATGAGATCCCTGAGAAATTCCCGAGTAGCACATGCACCAGTAGGATTATTGGGATAATTTAGGAAAAAAGCAGTTGCCTTTCTTGCCACATCAGACGGAATATCTTCTAGCAGGGGAAGATAATTGTTCTTTTCGAATATCGGAACATTGTAAGGTTCACCTTCCCCCATAAGAATGCTTGCCCTGTACGCAG
The Syntrophales bacterium genome window above contains:
- a CDS encoding biotin transporter BioY: MTLRGMSYAAMFGALTAVGAYISIPLPPVPITMQTFFVVLSGLLLGKTMGAMSQLVYLFLGIMGLPVFAGGKAGMGVLFGPTGGYLIGFVCGAYVIGYVVSLREESSVKWFVFSALTGLILVYGLGLFQLMVVAQLSFQKTIAVGLAPMIPGELIKVVLAALIAKKVKSLKVI
- a CDS encoding class II fructose-bisphosphate aldolase, encoding MIFHDMSQLREGIKGILQPEGDEVRILSEDSLRTSLIDDLVYTAVFSPSPVTMKVARWLIRRAGAALGIVPSSIQPLYEAMGRGEVGGFTVPAINIRMITYDTAQAVLRAAMALDVGPVIFEIARSEIDYTRQRPEEYTVAVMAAAIKVGYKGPLFLQGDHFQISLSRYRKDPESEVKAVKDLIWEAIEAGFYNIDVDTSTLVDLSKEDVKEQQRLNFILAAELATVIRDLEPRGVTISIGGEIGEVGGKNSTVEELDAFMEGFKEELLKSGHDIKGISKISVQTGTTHGGVPLPDGTIARVKLDFDTLEKLSKAAREKYGLAGAVQHGASTLPDEAFDMFPAVGTAEVHLATGFQNLVYDSPVFPQELKSKIYDYLRKECIAEKKETDTDEQFIYKTRKKGFGPFKFELWHLPEGVLKSLGEELEAKFAFLFQKLNVARTSQLVKQYIVPKDVPLPQPPEVE
- a CDS encoding fructose-1,6-bisphosphatase, with protein sequence MGEGISDYTRFYVDLRRHMWMAGVEQDLRRLIWQIAVTGKYISAKIHEANRKLAGFKNIYGEEQLALDRSSDEILRNQLKFSGFVKEYASEEGNEIITIGQGHEKYVITADPLDGSSLVDTNLAIGTIIGIHRDTMLGKGRDTMVAALYITYGPLITMVYSAGKGTHEFVLNREGEYVLSQENIQLKEKGDIYSLGGLRKEWTDAHLRFVEFLEDEGYKLRYSGGFVPDINQILIKNGGIFTYPALRNSPKGKLRLLFELQPMAFLIEQAGGAATDGLVPILDIPVEDLSQRSPIYIGSRYEVEKAAHFLKQS
- a CDS encoding LL-diaminopimelate aminotransferase; protein product: MRTAERLNRIPPYLFMELRKKIAKAKAEGVDVISLAIGDPVEPTPDAVIDELCRQARDPVNHRYPIDEEKGMFLFRQMVSRWYSDRYGVELNPETEVLALIGSKEGCHHFVLARVNRGETVLMTDPGYPAYRASILMGEGEPYNVPIFEKNNYLPLLEDIPSDVARKATAFFLNYPNNPTGACATREFLRDLIAFARDYDIAVCYDNPYSEIVFDGQERLSFLMIPGAKDVGVELNSLSKPFNMCGWRIGMACGNADLIAAMSKVKENTDSGVFNPIQYAAIVALRDESEFIGKMVEIYRKRREIVLRTLRKIGIVFEPPKGTFYLWVPVPSKMTSLEFTNLLFDKTAIVVAAGTAYGQYGEGYIRISLTVPDHRLLEAMERIEKAFSN
- a CDS encoding ATP-binding cassette domain-containing protein — translated: MIELKNVTFSYGSEVCILRDVNLTIFEGEYLGIIGPNGCGKSTLAYLLNGLLLPHRGTVCVDGMYTNDQVSVKKIRSLVGMVFQNPDSQIIGLTVEEDVAFGPENLGFPPREIKRRVDEALTTCGIAHLASRMPYTLSGGEKRLVNFAAVLAMQPRYLVCDEPTVYLDPSSKKRILNLIADLHRRGITVIHISHDVSELMEADRILVMDYGGFPCCGSPEDVFDFLCSSPNLRIEPPPLVDLMCRMRSLGFPVRTDINTTEGVLEEITKLLDHFR
- a CDS encoding energy-coupling factor transporter transmembrane protein EcfT, whose product is MENSVSARGLRTHVLSKTFGFGIFVPGSSPIHRVDPRVKIVASVLLSLVTFQSSWHVLALLTVVFVAITLLARLNPAQIGSAMKPFFYFALIIFSLHVFFSDGEAIVSVGAARITWDGLLRGTFVVWQYLLLFYGGFLLTVTTPLSALVTGFNYLLGPLRRVGVPVQELAIMVVMALRFVPTFVDEYNRLRLAYLSRGGDFFGGDFKMRVVRTSRVTIPLMIGAFRRAEELARTMDARGYGLGKRTSLYDFRITVRDLIALSMVFVVVLCGVLL
- a CDS encoding biotin--[acetyl-CoA-carboxylase] ligase, which translates into the protein MERQKGGVAILRVLKERYGLWVSGDELSNNLGVSRCAVWKVVSSLRKNGYFIEARRNKGYRLYGVSDCLLPLEIKSGLETKIIGKERIVRFEETDSTNIRAFDLARKGAPEGTVVVAEGQTHGCGRRKRMWFSPWRKGIYVSIVLRPLIHPTQTPRISILAALAVAEALRKETGLCVTIKWPNDLLVNGRKIGGVLSEIAADSETVEFIIVGAGLNVNLTREEFPEDISCSATSVLMETGKVFHRIPLLVSYINHFDAFYTEMMVKGFERLRHLYIMETDIIGRRVRLQTHLGQSEGIVEDLDINGCLLVRDVNGQYQQLWAGDLTFV